Proteins encoded in a region of the Anguilla anguilla isolate fAngAng1 chromosome 10, fAngAng1.pri, whole genome shotgun sequence genome:
- the p2rx4b gene encoding P2X purinoceptor 4b isoform X2, which produces MAAGKGCCSALSRCIFEYETPKVLVIQSKAVGTIHRLIQASIVGYVIGYVCVIQRGYQDTDSVISSVTTKVKGNALAKIPDVGVQAWDVADYIIPSQLPSPSTICTSDSNCTAGFSNVHGNGIQTGKCMDYSDTVKTCEVKAWCPLEIDTNLPEPAVLADAEEFTVLIKNSIQYPKFNVNKRNILPHVNSSYLKHCTFNRLTDPNCPIFRFRDIVAEAHEDFQDMAVHGGVIGILIDWSCNLDMPENKCVPKYSFRRLDNKYTDNNVAPGYNFRFARYYKDCDDIDKRTLIKGYGIRFDVIVFGTAGKFNMVPTLVNIGAGLSFLSLVSAVCDWVTFTFLKKRNYYSKHKYIHLDESDDTEGTMYGTE; this is translated from the exons ATGGCTGCAGGTAAAGGATGCTGCAGTGCACTCAGCCGGTgtatttttgaatatgaaacaccCAAAGTGCTGGTGATCCAGAGCAAGGCCGTGGGAACGATCCACAGACTTATTCAGGCTTCTATTGTTGGCTATGTGATCGG GTATGTCTGTGTGATCCAGCGGGGCTACCAAGACACAGACTCCGTCATCAGCTCTGTTACCACCAAGGTCAAGGGCAATGCTTTGGCAAAGATCCCCGACGTGGGTGTCCAAGCGTGGGACGTGGCTGACTACATCATACCATCTCAG CTCCCTAGCCCGTCCACCATTTGTACTTCAGACAGCAACTGCACTGCAGGATTCAGCAATGTGCACGGCAACG GTATCCAGACAGGGAAATGTATGGATTACTCAGACACTGTCAAGACGTGCGAGGTGAAGGCTTGGTGCCCATTGGAAATAGACACAAACCTGCCTGA GCCTGCAGTGTTGGCTGATGCAGAAGAGTTCACTGTGCTTATAAAGAACAGCATCCAATACCCCAAATTCAACGTCAATAA GAGAAACATCCTGCCTCATGTTAACTCCTCCTATCTGAAACACTGCACCTTCAACCGCCTAACCGACCCCAACTGCCCCATCTTCCGCTTCAGAGACATCGTCGCCGAGGCCCATGAGGACTTCCAGGACATGGCCGTACAT GGAGGGGTGATTGGGATTTTGATTGACTGGAGTTGCAACTTGGACATGCCTGAAAACAAGTGCGTCCCGAAGTACTCTTTCCGTAGACTGGACAACAAGTACACTGACAACAACGTGGCCCCCGGATACAACTTCAG ATTTGCCAGATATTACAAAGATTGTGATGATATAGACAAACGAACACTGATCAAAGGCTACGGAATCCGTTTTGATGTTATTGTCTTTGGAACG GCTGGTAAATTTAACATGGTGCCCACACTGGTGAACATCGGCGCTGGATTGTCCTTTCTCAGCTTG GTCAGCGCTGTTTGTGATTGGGTGACCTTCACATTCCTGAAGAAAAGAAACTACTACagtaaacacaaatacattcatttggATGAAAGTGATGACACT GAAGGAACCATGTATGGTACCGAGTAG
- the p2rx4b gene encoding P2X purinoceptor 4b isoform X3: MAAGKGCCSALSRCIFEYETPKVLVIQSKAVGTIHRLIQASIVGYVIGYVCVIQRGYQDTDSVISSVTTKVKGNALAKIPDVGVQAWDVADYIIPSQAENSFFVLTNLIVTQNQTQSTCAELPSPSTICTSDSNCTAGFSNVHGNGIQTGKCMDYSDTVKTCEVKAWCPLEIDTNLPERNILPHVNSSYLKHCTFNRLTDPNCPIFRFRDIVAEAHEDFQDMAVHGGVIGILIDWSCNLDMPENKCVPKYSFRRLDNKYTDNNVAPGYNFRFARYYKDCDDIDKRTLIKGYGIRFDVIVFGTAGKFNMVPTLVNIGAGLSFLSLVSAVCDWVTFTFLKKRNYYSKHKYIHLDESDDTEGTMYGTE, from the exons ATGGCTGCAGGTAAAGGATGCTGCAGTGCACTCAGCCGGTgtatttttgaatatgaaacaccCAAAGTGCTGGTGATCCAGAGCAAGGCCGTGGGAACGATCCACAGACTTATTCAGGCTTCTATTGTTGGCTATGTGATCGG GTATGTCTGTGTGATCCAGCGGGGCTACCAAGACACAGACTCCGTCATCAGCTCTGTTACCACCAAGGTCAAGGGCAATGCTTTGGCAAAGATCCCCGACGTGGGTGTCCAAGCGTGGGACGTGGCTGACTACATCATACCATCTCAG GCGGAGAACTCCTTCTTTGTATTGACAAATTTGATTGTCACCCAGAACCAAACACAGTCAACCTGTGCTGAG CTCCCTAGCCCGTCCACCATTTGTACTTCAGACAGCAACTGCACTGCAGGATTCAGCAATGTGCACGGCAACG GTATCCAGACAGGGAAATGTATGGATTACTCAGACACTGTCAAGACGTGCGAGGTGAAGGCTTGGTGCCCATTGGAAATAGACACAAACCTGCCTGA GAGAAACATCCTGCCTCATGTTAACTCCTCCTATCTGAAACACTGCACCTTCAACCGCCTAACCGACCCCAACTGCCCCATCTTCCGCTTCAGAGACATCGTCGCCGAGGCCCATGAGGACTTCCAGGACATGGCCGTACAT GGAGGGGTGATTGGGATTTTGATTGACTGGAGTTGCAACTTGGACATGCCTGAAAACAAGTGCGTCCCGAAGTACTCTTTCCGTAGACTGGACAACAAGTACACTGACAACAACGTGGCCCCCGGATACAACTTCAG ATTTGCCAGATATTACAAAGATTGTGATGATATAGACAAACGAACACTGATCAAAGGCTACGGAATCCGTTTTGATGTTATTGTCTTTGGAACG GCTGGTAAATTTAACATGGTGCCCACACTGGTGAACATCGGCGCTGGATTGTCCTTTCTCAGCTTG GTCAGCGCTGTTTGTGATTGGGTGACCTTCACATTCCTGAAGAAAAGAAACTACTACagtaaacacaaatacattcatttggATGAAAGTGATGACACT GAAGGAACCATGTATGGTACCGAGTAG
- the p2rx7 gene encoding P2X purinoceptor 7, translating to MPCNLLDVCEYETNKLVRIKSTKLGSLKWTVNGVILMFICIMMFWNKEYQEHDRVVSSVTTKVKGAALTQVPGVGEMLWDVVDYSGPFQEKNSFFVVTNVVITKKQRQGKCPEVPPYGKVCHTDKDCQKGHWEQHSHGVQTGLCVKNDLTGKTCEVDAWCPIENKKKTPRPALLESAENFTVLIKNNIRFPAFSYIRRNILPEMTDKYLKSCTFNRLSDPFCPKFRLGDIVREAKENFSEMAVEGGVIGIQINWKCNLDRLFHRCLPTYSFRRLDEKESNRTLYPGLNLRFARYYRENGVDERTLFKAHGIRFDVMVFGKAGKFSIIQLIIYIGSTLSYYALTTILIDWLITTSCYAQEAKQNYSERKFELVRDRRQGLLCVSFVDEPHVRVVKKPQKKRLQEARPISCHTRKDGAVSMRALASVVQTPPGRGPEMELMEVVEPNRPTWCLCSHCAPRPAPQEQLCCRQSQGPCITTSAAFPRLVLSRPVLESTLLYREPLTGLPKGDSTRPLRHCAYHLYIDWRFGGAQGDACPVIPSCCVQRIRSQYPNQDGRYSGLQAKSYRPPTHSFSDTML from the exons ATGCCGTGCAATTTGTTGGACGTCTGTGAATACGAAACCAATAAACTTGTCAGAATAAAAAGCACTAAACTGGGCTCGCTGAAATGGACTGTAAACGGGGTCATATTGATGTTTATTTG CATTATGATGTTCTGGAATAAGGAGTATCAGGAGCATGACCGTGTGGTCAGTTCTGTTACTACAAAGGTGAAGGGGGCTGCGCTAACCCAGGTGCCTGGCGTTGGGGAAATGCTGTGGGATGTTGTGGACTACAGTGGGCCATTCCAG gaaaaaaactcattttttgtGGTGACCAATGTtgtgatcacaaaaaaacaaagacaaggaAAATGTCCAGAG GTTCCACCATATGGGAAAGTGTGCCACACAGATAAAGACTGCCAAAAGGGACACTGGGAACAGCACAGCCATG gagttCAAACAGGactctgtgtgaaaaatgacCTCACAGGAAAAACCTGTGAAGTGGATGCTTGGTGTCCTATTGAGAATAAGAAAAAGACCCCCAG GCCTGCACTTTTGGAATCAGCAGAAAATTTCACCGTACTTATCAAGAACAACATCAGATTTCCAGCTTTTAGCTACATAAG GAGGAATATTCTGCCTGAAATGACAGACAAGTACCTGAAGAGCTGCACCTTCAACAGACTAAGTGACCCGTTCTGCCCCAAATTCCGCCTGGGTGACATTGTGCGGGAAGCCAAGGAGAACTTCTCTGAAATGGCAGTGGAG GGGGGAGTCATTGGGATCCAGATAAATTGGAAATGTAACCTGGACCGGCTGTTCCACAGGTGTCTGCCCACATACTCATTTCGCAGGTTGGACGAGAAGGAGAGCAACCGCACCCTGTACCCTGGGCTTAATTTAAG GTTTGCAAGGTATTACAGAGAGAATGGAGTGGACGAGAGGACACTGTTTAAAGCGCATGGGATCAGGTTTGATGTTATGGTGTTTGGGAAG GCAGGTAAATTCAGTATAATCCAGCTGATCATATACATTGGATCGACTCTCTCTTATTATGCATTG ACCACCATATTGATTGATTGGCTCATCACTACTAGCTGCTATGCCCAAGAGGCCAAGCAGAATTATTCAGAAAGGAAGTTTGAATTAGTCCGGGACAGAAGGCAG GGTTTGCTTTGTGTCTCTTTTGTGGATGAGCCTCATGTGAGGGTGGtaaaaaaaccacagaagaagagattACAGGAGGCTAGGCCTATCTCCTGCCATACCCGAAAG GATGGGGCAGTGAGCATGAGGGCGCTGGCGAGTGTGGTGCAGACCCCCCCTGGGCGTGGCCCTGAAATGGAGCTGATGGAGGTGGTCGAGCCCAACCGTCCAACCTGGTGCCTCTGCAGTCActgcgccccccgccccgccccccaggagCAGCTGTGCTGCCGGCAAAGCCAGGGCCCCTGCATCACGACCTCGGCCGCCTTCCCTCGCCTGGTGCTGAGTCGTCCCGTCCTGGAATCCACCCTCCTGTACAGGGAGCCCCTCACGGGCCTCCCCAAGGGGGACTCCACCCGCCCGCTCCGCCACTGTGCCTACCACCTCTACATTGACTGGCGTTTCGGGGGCGCCCAGGGAGACGCTTGCCCGGTCATCCCCAGCTGCTGTGTGCAGCGAATAAGGAGCCAGTACCCAAACCAGGATGGGCGCTACAGTGGTCTGCAGGCTAAGAGCTACAGGCCGCCGACCCACTCATTTTCTGATACAATGCTTTGA
- the p2rx4b gene encoding P2X purinoceptor 4b isoform X1, which translates to MAAGKGCCSALSRCIFEYETPKVLVIQSKAVGTIHRLIQASIVGYVIGYVCVIQRGYQDTDSVISSVTTKVKGNALAKIPDVGVQAWDVADYIIPSQAENSFFVLTNLIVTQNQTQSTCAELPSPSTICTSDSNCTAGFSNVHGNGIQTGKCMDYSDTVKTCEVKAWCPLEIDTNLPEPAVLADAEEFTVLIKNSIQYPKFNVNKRNILPHVNSSYLKHCTFNRLTDPNCPIFRFRDIVAEAHEDFQDMAVHGGVIGILIDWSCNLDMPENKCVPKYSFRRLDNKYTDNNVAPGYNFRFARYYKDCDDIDKRTLIKGYGIRFDVIVFGTAGKFNMVPTLVNIGAGLSFLSLVSAVCDWVTFTFLKKRNYYSKHKYIHLDESDDTEGTMYGTE; encoded by the exons ATGGCTGCAGGTAAAGGATGCTGCAGTGCACTCAGCCGGTgtatttttgaatatgaaacaccCAAAGTGCTGGTGATCCAGAGCAAGGCCGTGGGAACGATCCACAGACTTATTCAGGCTTCTATTGTTGGCTATGTGATCGG GTATGTCTGTGTGATCCAGCGGGGCTACCAAGACACAGACTCCGTCATCAGCTCTGTTACCACCAAGGTCAAGGGCAATGCTTTGGCAAAGATCCCCGACGTGGGTGTCCAAGCGTGGGACGTGGCTGACTACATCATACCATCTCAG GCGGAGAACTCCTTCTTTGTATTGACAAATTTGATTGTCACCCAGAACCAAACACAGTCAACCTGTGCTGAG CTCCCTAGCCCGTCCACCATTTGTACTTCAGACAGCAACTGCACTGCAGGATTCAGCAATGTGCACGGCAACG GTATCCAGACAGGGAAATGTATGGATTACTCAGACACTGTCAAGACGTGCGAGGTGAAGGCTTGGTGCCCATTGGAAATAGACACAAACCTGCCTGA GCCTGCAGTGTTGGCTGATGCAGAAGAGTTCACTGTGCTTATAAAGAACAGCATCCAATACCCCAAATTCAACGTCAATAA GAGAAACATCCTGCCTCATGTTAACTCCTCCTATCTGAAACACTGCACCTTCAACCGCCTAACCGACCCCAACTGCCCCATCTTCCGCTTCAGAGACATCGTCGCCGAGGCCCATGAGGACTTCCAGGACATGGCCGTACAT GGAGGGGTGATTGGGATTTTGATTGACTGGAGTTGCAACTTGGACATGCCTGAAAACAAGTGCGTCCCGAAGTACTCTTTCCGTAGACTGGACAACAAGTACACTGACAACAACGTGGCCCCCGGATACAACTTCAG ATTTGCCAGATATTACAAAGATTGTGATGATATAGACAAACGAACACTGATCAAAGGCTACGGAATCCGTTTTGATGTTATTGTCTTTGGAACG GCTGGTAAATTTAACATGGTGCCCACACTGGTGAACATCGGCGCTGGATTGTCCTTTCTCAGCTTG GTCAGCGCTGTTTGTGATTGGGTGACCTTCACATTCCTGAAGAAAAGAAACTACTACagtaaacacaaatacattcatttggATGAAAGTGATGACACT GAAGGAACCATGTATGGTACCGAGTAG